The window TGTTTGCTGCGCCTGTTGTTGTAACACCCTGACCAACAACTCCACCTTCACGACCAACAAGAGTCATTTTGTTTAAACCGCGGAAGATGCTGTAATAATTAGTTGCAGATAACACTTTATTACCAAAACGGTAATCGATCAGGAAGCCCAAATTGAAATTTTTGTAGCTGAAATCGTTATTTAAACCACCGTAAAATTTAGGGATAACACTGCCCATTGGGATACGTGCAGTAGTTGTAGGGATACCGTTAGTATCAAAAATGATGTTGCCGTTGGCGTCACGGGCGTAATCATTTGCCAATATTTGCGGACCAGCAAGACCTTTAACAAATGCTGTGGTAGCGTTTAACGGGCGATAAGTACCTAAACCAATATTTGCGCCGGTTTTATCCGTTTCCAACACTTTGTTTTTTACATAAGTAAAATTAAATGAAGGTGACCATGTAAAGTCTTTCCCTTTTATAGGCGTACCATGTAATTCAACTTCGATACCTTTATTTTGTACTGAGGCAGTAGCGGCGTAGGCATTTGTGTAACCTGTTGACCAATCAATGCTGCCATTAACAATTTCATTCTTTGTTTTGCGATTGAAATACGCTACGTCTAATCCAAAACGATCGTTGAAAAATTTCATCTCGGTTCCGATTTCAACCTCTGTTAAGGTGTAAGGTTTTAACAGCAAGTTAGCCAATTGAGAGCTGAAACCACCCGCGTTTACGCCATTGATGGAGTTGTTTACGCTATAGTAAATCTGGTTGGCATAAGGATCAGCGCCGGCACTTGTTTTTGCATAAGCAAGGCGAAGTTTTCCAAAATCTAACCCATTAACGTGTACAAGATCAGAGAAGATAAAGCTGGCCGATACAGATGGTGTAAAGATGCCCGGGCCTAAATCTTTTCCTATACTGCTATAATAGTCATAACGGCCAGTTGTACCTAACACTAAGAAATCCTTGATTGCGAAATCGGCGGTATAATATGCTGAGTGCACTTCAAGTTTTTTAGGGTCAAGGTTGCCACTGTTCCTGCTTGGTAGGTTTGATAAATCGTAGAAATAAGGAATAATGAAGTTGCTACCGCCAATTTGCGTTCCTCTGAAATCACTTTTACGTACGTTACCACCCACAGATAAATCAAGATTTACCCAATTTTTTACAATGTCATGTTTAGCACCAAACAATACATCAGCATTAAACTCTGTTGTTTGCGAAGTTTGGGTATTCATGTTACCATTGCCGCCAACATATGCTGTGCCGGTTGGCTCAATGTTTAACCGGTTATCATTGATTTTATCGTAACCAATACGGCCTTGCGCGTAAGCCCATGGTGTAATAGCATACCTTGCTGATATAGAAGATATCAAACGCTCTCTTTTTGTGTTATTTACAAATTTATAAGCCGCAAAATAAGGATTGGTTACATAAATATCATTGTTCCACTGTTGTTCATTACCATTGGCAAGTGTGCCTGGAGATAATATACTTTGAGCCTCATTTGGCGCCAGGAATTGAACGTTATTTGGGTTACCAGGACCATCACTCAAACCAGAGCGGTTTTTTGCGTCGTCAATAACGTAATTTGCAACCAGGTTAATATCAAGGTTTTTGATAACAGTTTGTGAACCGTTAAAGTTGAAAGTTTTCCTGTTTAAACCACTGTTAGGAGTAATAGCGTGGTTATTGAAATCTGATAATGATAAACGGAACGCACCTGACTCACCGCCACCTGTTAATGATACAGTATTTGTAAAGGTACCGCCGGTTTTGTAAAACTTGGTATAGTCGTCGCTGGTTTTCGAGTAAGCATAACTTTTGCCATCAAATTGAATTACCGACGAACCATCAAGTTTTGCACCCCACGCTAAGTTACCTGAGCTTAAGGCACCTGCAACGGTGGTTGGTTTAACACCATTTTCGCCCTGTCCGTATTGGGTCTGAAAATCGGTATTGTCATATACCTTATCCATCTGGTAGTTAGTATTGTATTCAACACCAAAGCCCGAGTTTTTCTTGCCAGATTTGGTTGTAATCAGGATTACACCGCCGGTAGCACGTGTTCCGTACAAAGCAGAAGCAGATTGACCTTTTAAAACAGTCATAGTTTCAATGTCATCCGGGTTGATGTTGGCAATACCATCACCATAGTCTGCACCGCCCCATTCGCCTGATTGACCCCTTTGGGTATTATCCATAGGTACGCCGTTAATTACAAATAATGGGCCCTGGGTAGATCCGGTACTTGTAACACCACGCAATAATATACGTGCAGATGATCCGGTACCACCATTAGCACCGCTGATGCTTAAACCGGCAACACGACCTTCTAATGACATAGCAACGTTTGATTCTTTTGCTTTGTCCATTACGCCGCCGTTAACCGTTGATACAGCATAACCTAATTTTTTAGAATCTTTTTTGATACCCAAAGCTGTTACTACTACCTCGTTCAGGCTTTTAGCAGAAACGGTAAGTTTTACAGATAGCTCTGTTTTGCCGCCAACAGGTACTTCCTGATTTTCATAACCTAAAAACGAGAAGATAAGTACAGCGTTAGCAGGCGCATTGATAGAGAAATTACCATTAGCATCTGTTATAGTGCCTGTGGTTGTTCCTTTTATCCTTACGGAAACTCCTGGTGCTGGTGTACCGTTTTCGTCAACAACTTTACCTTTTACAACCGCAGCATTTACAAGCTCATTT is drawn from Mucilaginibacter ginsenosidivorax and contains these coding sequences:
- a CDS encoding SusC/RagA family TonB-linked outer membrane protein: MKLTLILVVAFSLQSIANVYSQQKVTFNIKSADFNKVISAIQKQTNYHFVFSERKIPSTKRITLNVQNEEVTSVLNKLLANSDFTYTQLENNLIVISQKNELVNAAVVKGKVVDENGTPAPGVSVRIKGTTTGTITDANGNFSINAPANAVLIFSFLGYENQEVPVGGKTELSVKLTVSAKSLNEVVVTALGIKKDSKKLGYAVSTVNGGVMDKAKESNVAMSLEGRVAGLSISGANGGTGSSARILLRGVTSTGSTQGPLFVINGVPMDNTQRGQSGEWGGADYGDGIANINPDDIETMTVLKGQSASALYGTRATGGVILITTKSGKKNSGFGVEYNTNYQMDKVYDNTDFQTQYGQGENGVKPTTVAGALSSGNLAWGAKLDGSSVIQFDGKSYAYSKTSDDYTKFYKTGGTFTNTVSLTGGGESGAFRLSLSDFNNHAITPNSGLNRKTFNFNGSQTVIKNLDINLVANYVIDDAKNRSGLSDGPGNPNNVQFLAPNEAQSILSPGTLANGNEQQWNNDIYVTNPYFAAYKFVNNTKRERLISSISARYAITPWAYAQGRIGYDKINDNRLNIEPTGTAYVGGNGNMNTQTSQTTEFNADVLFGAKHDIVKNWVNLDLSVGGNVRKSDFRGTQIGGSNFIIPYFYDLSNLPSRNSGNLDPKKLEVHSAYYTADFAIKDFLVLGTTGRYDYYSSIGKDLGPGIFTPSVSASFIFSDLVHVNGLDFGKLRLAYAKTSAGADPYANQIYYSVNNSINGVNAGGFSSQLANLLLKPYTLTEVEIGTEMKFFNDRFGLDVAYFNRKTKNEIVNGSIDWSTGYTNAYAATASVQNKGIEVELHGTPIKGKDFTWSPSFNFTYVKNKVLETDKTGANIGLGTYRPLNATTAFVKGLAGPQILANDYARDANGNIIFDTNGIPTTTARIPMGSVIPKFYGGLNNDFSYKNFNLGFLIDYRFGNKVLSATNYYSIFRGLNKMTLVGREGGVVGQGVTTTGAANTVNVPAETYYQALARGVSALNVLDGSFIKLRQVTFGYTFGKNYLANTPLSSITFSLVARNLWTIMKHTDNIDPESNFAPGINYAGIEGTSVPAVRTYGFNLNFKLKK